DNA sequence from the Methylacidiphilum kamchatkense Kam1 genome:
TCTTTAACTCGTTGAGAAGCTTCATACCAAGGTAGTCCTCGGAAAAAGTAAAAAGAAATTTTTTCTGAAATTAAGAATCTAAAACAAATAACTTAAGGTTCCCTGAATCCAAAATGGCATTCCTGGAACAATATTAGCGTAATCAAAAATTCTTGCCGCTTGAATTCCTACCCCAAAAGGTAACCAGTATTTATTATCGGTCGTGTTGAAAAGATAAAGGGAAAATTGCCAGTGGGGTAGGGAGTAAAAAAGCCGTGTTCTAATAATAAATTCAGGGGGAATGGAATCAGCATAGTTATACCCAAGAAATTGTCTACTCAACCAACTAAGCCCAACCGTAAATCCTAATCCTGAAGAAGAAACATAGTTGATCATGCCATCTATAACATTTGTAGGCCAGCCAATAAATGGATAAACGCCAGCAGGGAAAAAAGCATTGTTGTTTAGAGGTAAAGAAAATAGTAGTGCCTCACTGGTAGAGTAAGTTTGAGTTTCTAAGGGGCCATGACCGACATTTTTCCAGTCTTCAATCCCATATTGGTATGCATAGCCCAGCCGACAGAGCAATGATTGGTAAGGTTTATAAGAAAAGTCTAGTTCAAAACCACTCACTGTTGTCTTTGTAGGAGTCAGTCCTACATTATCGATCCAAAGGTCTTGAGAAAAAATTGTGCCATCAATGAACAACCGCTTATTTAGAATGTTTAATTTTATGCCAGATTCATAGAGCTGATCGCATTGATGGAAGGATTGGGAATTAAAAAGAGGAGAGTACCCGCCAAGAACTGCTGCATCAGTAGTATATTCGATGATGTATGTAAAATAAATGTTCATCCAATCAAATGGAATGTAACTAGGACTGATTGAAAAGAGGGGAAGGGATTGGGTTGTTTTGAAATCCTTAAAAAGTATTGGAGGAGTTCCAGGAGGAGTTTGAGCCTGTACAAAGTAGTTGGTATCTCTTAGCCCTAAAGAAAGGCTCCAAGATTGGTTTAAGCTTATTGTTTGCTGTATAAAAGGAGCTATAGAGAAAAAAAAGCTATTTGTTGATCCTCCAGAACTATTTAAAGGATTAAAAAAATAGCCATTTGGGGCTCCAGGAATTGGCCAAAGCCCCCCAAATTTTGCATGGGGATTTAGGAGATTCTTTTGGAAAAAAGAAGAAGAAAGCATATTCCAGCTAGTAGGAAAGCTTGAAACCATATCCCAACTATTTGCTCCGAAAAAAGAGGTGGCTACATAATCGAGATTTCTTTGGACATGCCATTCAATGCCACTATCCATCAGATCAGTGAATGAAAAAGCTGAATTAGCTTCTGGAAATTCGATATTGGCAACACACTCCGTTCGGTGCCCAATTTCATAATCTCCCCTATTCGAAAGACAATAATAAACAGGTGGCTGCAGGAGTTGTTCCCGGTTATACCACACAAGGGTATTGTCTAAAATCTTTAATCGGTCATTAATTGAAAATCTCTGAATCAACTGTAACATTCCCAGCAAAGCCTGAGCCCCGCCTTCAGGATTTTGAAGGA
Encoded proteins:
- a CDS encoding TonB-dependent receptor; the protein is MSQRQIVFYLTPLFLITCLYPSNGVGSTANAVAGDALAVPPIKVKGQVPIEPKEKTSFLISPSEGFGPMDILDTPRTVFTINKTLIQALGMGLQPFLDPLSMAFYIPSAYSSVNYGLGIAPFSRGYPSIPYINGIEMNIQNGAFQGIPMNWNMIESFDFIEGPAQAIFGATQTSSGVTNYLTKQPYFDSFRGSAQWTTGMYEKYMWLIDIGGPIFPNIAYRISYQGMENGNYYQYVHNDQQNLYFNVGIHSSENYRVDFLGDFGTYDYTPLFMWMNRPTENLIENGLYSSGSLSPSLINVGQLNNPPYSFYAGPLLPISRRILLQNPEGGAQALLGMLQLIQRFSINDRLKILDNTLVWYNREQLLQPPVYYCLSNRGDYEIGHRTECVANIEFPEANSAFSFTDLMDSGIEWHVQRNLDYVATSFFGANSWDMVSSFPTSWNMLSSSFFQKNLLNPHAKFGGLWPIPGAPNGYFFNPLNSSGGSTNSFFFSIAPFIQQTISLNQSWSLSLGLRDTNYFVQAQTPPGTPPILFKDFKTTQSLPLFSISPSYIPFDWMNIYFTYIIEYTTDAAVLGGYSPLFNSQSFHQCDQLYESGIKLNILNKRLFIDGTIFSQDLWIDNVGLTPTKTTVSGFELDFSYKPYQSLLCRLGYAYQYGIEDWKNVGHGPLETQTYSTSEALLFSLPLNNNAFFPAGVYPFIGWPTNVIDGMINYVSSSGLGFTVGLSWLSRQFLGYNYADSIPPEFIIRTRLFYSLPHWQFSLYLFNTTDNKYWLPFGVGIQAARIFDYANIVPGMPFWIQGTLSYLF